A region of Nodosilinea sp. FACHB-141 DNA encodes the following proteins:
- a CDS encoding DEAD/DEAH box helicase family protein has protein sequence MPKPTIEEILAPKPEARPRIYAWTPDDPPAVYVGLIKVGQTTQDDVNARIRQSQGQMQQAYILHLNELAVRVDGTLFRDSDVRQRLIEKGFENVVIRSSREWMRCTPEDVKTAVIELQNGLRFTGRHHETFPMRREQAEAVNKTHAYFHSIWNEDMHAVPRFLWNAKMRFGKTFTTYQLAKKLGAKRVLVVTFKPAVEDAWQTDLESHVDFNGWQYLSKSFGRDPTQIDRRHPVVYFGSFQDLLGCDNAGNIKAKNKWLYKETWDLVVFDEYHFGAWRETAKELFEGEEDAISRIEARLDDDKRLKEKIADLQEPLEQEKDFLPITTKAYLYLSGTPFRALSTGEFIEEQIFNWTYTDEQRAKEEFAANYPDQRNPYGALPQMRLLTYQMPDELLAIASAGEFDEFDLNAFFEASGTGTAAQFKHKSDVQKWLEIIRGSYAPQSVESLKTGSRPPFPYSDVRLLPYLQHSFWFLPNVAACHAMANLLAERQNTFWHDYRTIVAAGTSAGIGLEALPPVRKAIGGGFETKTITLSCGKLTTGVTVSQWSSILMLRNLKSPETYFQAAFRVQSPWSIKNPNGDNPNEEEILKPACFVFDFAPTRALRQLSEYGIGLSPSEPNPENAVKDLVSFLPVLAYDGANMTQIDAGGILDIAMAGTSATLLARKWESALLVNVDNDTLRRILNNPEALAAVERIEGWRALGDNIIETIINKSEKVKGLKKKAKENEDGLTAKEKKELTDEEKEYKSKRKQIQEKLIKFATRIPAFMYLTDFRENTLQDVITKLEPDLFLTVTSLTVKDFHLLVDLKVFNTEHMNLAVFAFRRYEDASLRYTGIESHRDLTHYGLYDTVVERE, from the coding sequence ATGCCTAAGCCCACCATCGAAGAAATCCTCGCACCCAAACCTGAAGCCCGGCCGCGTATTTATGCCTGGACACCAGATGATCCGCCAGCTGTGTACGTCGGTCTGATCAAAGTGGGCCAGACAACGCAGGATGACGTAAACGCTCGTATCCGTCAGTCACAAGGGCAGATGCAGCAGGCCTACATCCTGCATTTAAACGAGCTCGCTGTACGTGTGGATGGCACACTTTTCCGAGACAGTGATGTGCGCCAGCGCCTAATCGAAAAAGGTTTCGAAAACGTTGTTATAAGGTCATCGCGCGAATGGATGCGCTGCACACCCGAAGATGTGAAAACGGCGGTAATCGAGCTACAGAATGGCTTGCGTTTTACGGGCAGGCATCACGAAACCTTCCCGATGCGCCGCGAACAGGCGGAAGCCGTGAACAAGACGCATGCGTACTTCCACTCGATTTGGAATGAGGATATGCACGCTGTTCCGCGCTTTCTCTGGAACGCAAAGATGCGTTTCGGCAAAACCTTCACCACCTACCAGCTGGCTAAAAAGCTGGGTGCTAAACGTGTGCTTGTAGTGACCTTCAAGCCAGCCGTTGAGGATGCGTGGCAGACGGACTTAGAATCCCATGTGGACTTCAACGGGTGGCAGTACCTCTCAAAATCCTTTGGGCGCGACCCCACCCAGATTGATCGCCGTCATCCCGTTGTCTATTTCGGCTCTTTCCAAGACCTCCTGGGCTGTGATAACGCTGGGAACATCAAAGCCAAAAATAAATGGCTGTACAAAGAGACATGGGACCTGGTGGTGTTTGACGAGTACCACTTTGGCGCGTGGCGGGAAACCGCGAAGGAGCTGTTTGAAGGCGAGGAAGATGCAATCTCTCGGATAGAGGCCCGCCTCGATGATGACAAGCGATTGAAGGAGAAAATCGCCGACTTGCAGGAGCCATTGGAGCAGGAGAAAGACTTTCTACCCATCACTACCAAGGCCTATCTGTACCTGTCGGGAACACCGTTTCGGGCGCTATCCACAGGCGAGTTCATCGAAGAGCAGATCTTCAACTGGACCTACACAGACGAACAGCGGGCCAAGGAAGAGTTCGCGGCCAACTATCCTGACCAACGGAACCCCTACGGTGCGCTGCCCCAGATGCGCCTGCTGACCTACCAGATGCCAGATGAGCTGCTGGCGATCGCCAGCGCCGGGGAGTTTGACGAGTTCGACCTCAACGCCTTCTTCGAGGCCTCTGGCACCGGCACCGCTGCCCAGTTCAAACACAAAAGCGACGTTCAAAAGTGGCTCGAAATTATTCGCGGCAGCTACGCCCCCCAGTCAGTTGAATCTCTGAAGACCGGCAGCAGGCCACCCTTTCCCTACTCCGATGTGCGCCTGCTGCCCTACTTACAGCACTCCTTCTGGTTCCTACCCAACGTCGCCGCCTGCCACGCCATGGCCAACCTACTGGCCGAACGGCAAAACACCTTTTGGCACGACTATAGGACGATCGTTGCCGCTGGCACCTCGGCGGGGATTGGCCTGGAGGCATTGCCGCCCGTCCGCAAGGCGATTGGCGGCGGCTTCGAGACCAAGACCATTACCCTTTCGTGCGGCAAACTTACCACTGGCGTAACGGTTTCACAGTGGTCATCTATCCTGATGCTACGCAACCTCAAGTCACCGGAGACCTACTTCCAAGCCGCCTTTCGCGTACAGTCGCCCTGGTCAATCAAAAACCCCAACGGCGACAACCCCAACGAAGAAGAGATCCTCAAGCCCGCCTGTTTCGTGTTTGACTTTGCCCCCACCCGCGCCCTGCGGCAGCTCTCAGAGTATGGCATTGGCCTGTCGCCTAGTGAGCCAAACCCAGAGAATGCGGTTAAAGACCTCGTGTCATTCCTTCCCGTGCTGGCCTACGACGGTGCAAACATGACCCAAATTGACGCGGGCGGCATTCTCGATATTGCCATGGCGGGCACCTCGGCCACGCTGCTGGCTCGCAAATGGGAGAGCGCTCTGCTGGTGAACGTGGACAACGACACCCTGCGCCGCATTCTGAACAACCCCGAGGCCCTGGCCGCCGTGGAGCGTATTGAGGGTTGGCGGGCGCTAGGCGACAACATTATCGAGACGATCATCAACAAAAGCGAGAAGGTGAAGGGTCTGAAGAAAAAGGCAAAGGAAAACGAAGACGGCTTGACGGCTAAGGAGAAGAAAGAACTCACCGACGAGGAAAAGGAGTACAAATCTAAGCGCAAGCAAATCCAGGAGAAGCTGATCAAGTTCGCCACCCGCATCCCAGCGTTCATGTACCTGACCGACTTCCGAGAAAACACCCTCCAGGATGTGATCACCAAGCTAGAGCCGGACTTATTCCTGACCGTCACCAGCCTTACGGTCAAGGACTTCCATCTGCTCGTGGATCTAAAGGTGTTCAACACCGAGCACATGAACCTGGCCGTGTTTGCGTTCCGGCGTTACGAAGACGCATCACTCCGGTATACCGGTATTGAGAGCCATCGAGATCTAACCCATTATGGGCTGTACGACACCGTAGTGGAGAGGGAGTGA
- a CDS encoding EVE domain-containing protein, whose translation MSDRTYWLCLFNHTTWQEFLDAGGAVMGFPETRQNTVRQIKPGDYLLAYMTGVSRWIAVLEVMDEPYDDLTHIWKQALFPCRVKVQVITSVDIESGIPALSLSKNLKMFDNMKTPNWGLLFRTAPKKLISEDGEAIVKAVEDAAA comes from the coding sequence ATGAGTGATCGTACATATTGGCTATGTCTCTTCAACCACACCACCTGGCAAGAGTTTTTAGACGCTGGCGGGGCAGTGATGGGCTTTCCAGAGACCAGACAAAATACTGTTAGGCAAATTAAACCAGGAGACTACCTCTTGGCTTACATGACGGGAGTCTCTCGATGGATAGCAGTGCTGGAGGTAATGGATGAACCTTATGACGATCTCACCCATATTTGGAAGCAAGCACTGTTCCCTTGCCGGGTCAAGGTTCAGGTAATTACCAGCGTTGATATTGAATCAGGAATACCAGCACTTTCTCTGAGTAAAAATCTCAAGATGTTTGACAATATGAAAACGCCTAACTGGGGGTTATTATTCCGTACCGCTCCAAAGAAGTTAATCTCTGAAGATGGTGAGGCGATTGTCAAGGCCGTTGAGGATGCGGCGGCGTAG
- a CDS encoding EVE domain-containing protein, with amino-acid sequence MAYWLFQGNPKYYRIIDGIRDFTQMPWLVTRYAKEMQPGDGVLIWISGKEAGLYAIADIIEVPKLMADLPDIGYWLDKSRLGEKPFATIRFTDKLLDRPLLRSELKQDPVLSTLIVIRQPNSTNFKVTTEEWQRVYELRQGA; translated from the coding sequence ATGGCTTACTGGCTCTTCCAGGGAAACCCAAAGTATTACCGCATCATTGACGGCATTCGAGACTTTACCCAGATGCCCTGGTTGGTCACCCGGTACGCCAAAGAGATGCAGCCTGGTGATGGGGTACTGATCTGGATATCGGGCAAAGAGGCGGGGTTATATGCGATCGCAGACATAATCGAAGTTCCCAAGCTGATGGCAGATTTGCCGGATATTGGCTACTGGCTGGATAAGTCTCGCTTAGGGGAGAAACCGTTTGCCACCATTCGCTTTACCGATAAGTTGTTGGATCGGCCTCTGCTGCGGAGTGAGCTAAAGCAAGACCCTGTTTTGAGCACCTTGATAGTGATTCGCCAACCCAACTCCACCAATTTCAAGGTTACGACTGAAGAATGGCAGCGGGTTTACGAGCTGAGGCAAGGAGCCTGA
- a CDS encoding tyrosine-type recombinase/integrase codes for MPKQNRHDQAEIWSADQFEQVMGELSPKMRSLFSICYYTGCRVSEARQLRAEDVVGNTLVLRKATTKTKRTRAVPIHPKLRAVLEAAELPSRGYLFPGRDGQGPITRQACDAALRKACDLLGLRGYSTHSNRRTWATRLDKAGVRLKAIQDLGGWSSMAALQRYLDVSEEEKVDAIAQL; via the coding sequence GTGCCGAAGCAAAATCGCCACGACCAGGCGGAAATTTGGTCGGCGGATCAGTTCGAGCAGGTGATGGGGGAACTCAGCCCTAAAATGCGATCGCTCTTCTCGATCTGCTACTACACCGGCTGCCGGGTGAGCGAGGCGCGACAGCTGCGGGCGGAGGACGTGGTAGGCAATACGCTGGTGCTGCGCAAGGCGACGACGAAGACAAAGCGGACGCGAGCAGTGCCAATTCACCCCAAGTTGAGGGCGGTGCTGGAGGCGGCAGAGTTGCCAAGTCGGGGGTATCTGTTTCCAGGGCGGGATGGGCAAGGGCCGATTACTCGGCAGGCCTGTGATGCGGCGCTGCGTAAGGCGTGCGATCTCTTAGGACTGCGGGGCTACAGCACCCACAGCAACCGGCGCACCTGGGCGACTCGGTTGGATAAGGCGGGGGTCCGGCTGAAAGCGATTCAAGACCTGGGCGGGTGGTCGTCAATGGCGGCGCTCCAGCGGTATCTCGATGTGTCGGAGGAAGAGAAGGTGGATGCGATCGCGCAGTTGTAG